The Phragmites australis chromosome 13, lpPhrAust1.1, whole genome shotgun sequence DNA window TTCTACCCTAAGACTTTTTGTGCAATTACCTTCATCCCAAAGAGCTCCACTCAAATTCTTCAACTTTTCAATCTTCCCAAGCTTGACTTCACAAGAGTTCTCCATAGTACCTTGGTTCAAGGAACGGGAGAGCTCAATATCCACTACAACAAATTGGAGAGGAAATCACTTTTCctgcaaccaaaacaaaacagTCAAAAGTCTAAGGTTTAGGGCACAAGGTACCACAGATGATAGAAAGGGGCGGGAAGAGGAGAGGCGGCTTACCTATGCTTGCTTGACGCCGGAACCCGATGTGGCAAGCCGCAGGCGTAGGCATGCGCTCTCCCAGGCGTGATGTGAACTGTGCACTCAACCAGGAGCTGCGTTGGTGTCCTGCGTCTCGGGAGGGTGGAGGGGGGTGGATGAGTCAAAGGAGTGAGTAGGGGATGAACAAAACGAAATGGTACGGGAGGTGAGCACAGCTAGGCTTTGGATTGGTTTTCATCTTAGACGAGGTgtaatttgataattttggtGTACCGAGCCATACAGGATTTACGGAGCATATTTCTAAAATCTGGATAAGTTGGTACTGAATGGATTGGTTCGATTCATATAACCAAACAAATGTATACTATATCATTTAGTACATATATAGATTCATATAAGAAACCAAACACAGTCTAAGTGTACTCACGTACGAAGATCTATACATCCGATCGATCTTGATCGTGTCGATCGATGCAGTTAATGTGGAGTCAGGATACGCATGGATCGATTGACGACGACGGCATACGTCAACCAGCAGGCGATGGGTAAATGATACTACTAGTATGTCTGGAGTACATTGAACTAACACGTTTACACGGTTACCGATCTGTACTTATATTACAGTTCCATTAACATTTGAAGGCGTGGACGTACGACTCAGATACAGGCAGTGGTAGCCGTATAGTACGTGCATGTCTCAGTAAGACAATAGGAAGAGACTGGTCAACTCTTCAGGAGTTGTAGCTGGCGGTATGCATATGAATACAGATACGAAGGGAAGTACATACTGGACTAACTGGGGTGATGCATGTACTATACGTCTATACAATGCACAGTACGCACGCATACTGTTAATTCATGTACAAGTACGTGTACAACTCAGTAAAAGTAATCAAcaatttataattttaaatgCTCGAATATGTGTGCATTATTAGGGCATCTCcatcataatcaacactttGTAGAGTGACGTGGATGAAATTAGCCGGCTGGAAATGCCCTTACATGGGCAGATCAGAGTGCTACGACTGATCTACTGACGCTGCTAGCTGCGCACGGAGCACCAGGCACATCAGCATCAATCGCATGGCAAAGGCATGTGATGCATGCCGCGTAGGCTGTGGCGGGTGTTGTACTGGGCGGGTAGGCTGTGCGTGGCCAAACAAGGAAAAAGGAGGCGTAGGCGCCGGGTGGGTAATTTGGAGCAGTAACAAGGTGGCGTACGCACGATACGACGTCGTAGTGGACTAGTCGAGTCGTCGCAGCACCAGCACACCAGTGGAAAAAGGCTAAGCACTAGGCTAGCCAGAGCCATGACACGCTTTGGCAAGAGAATCCGGTGCTCAGACATTATGTAGCCGTCTTCTTGCGCGACCCAGCGCCACTGGGATCAAGCGTACGTACTCGATCTCGTAAAGCACAGCAGATATGCTCGAACCCGACATCTACGCACGCATACAGACTGTTGCttcatctctcctctctctctctctctctctctctctctctctctctctctctctctctttctctctctctctctctccatgacGTCGCTGTCTCCGGTGATGGAGTCAAAGGCTGTTTGGCTTGGCTGGAGAATTGGGGACCTGGCCAGGGTAAGAGTAGGGCTGTGGGAGTATATTGTAACTGCAATTAGGGCAGCGCAAGAGGACATGCATGTCATGTTTTGGCTGGAATAATGGGGGATATTTAGTTATCTGCCACTATTGGTATGACTCATCCAAACTGccattatttttatatttaattcTTAGTTGTATACCACTTTGGATCTTTTTTCCCTATCTTCCTTCTTTCTCCGTCTTCTTCATATGCTGCTCTCTCTCCCATTCGAACTGAGGTCGTTAGCGAGCCGAAGAGGTCACCATTACCGTGTGACAACCATGGACCCGCCATTGCGCCCTCCTTCACCTCCAACAATCATGCAGCTTACCCTATGGTGTTCGACCTTGtcccaggcggcggcggccatggaaCTCGGCCTCACCACCGCATCCAAGGCCATGGTCCTaggtggtggagaggaggaagagggagctTGTTGGTCCAAGGGAGGTTCCAGACCGGGCTCACGTTATTTGTTGACGCCGTGGCGGCTGGTGAGGAGGCACACGTCCTTGCCGCGAGGGCCAACAACGGTGACTCTTGTGAGTTGATGAGGGAGAGGAGGTGCTTACACTATTACATAACAAGCCATAAGTAGTGTCATATCAGtgttagttctgcaaaaatcacaactgaagatgtatcagtgccaattcTTAATCTCCTGCGTATGAAAAATGAGTAAATCGCTAAGAACGGCACTGAAaaggactatcagtgtcggttccagcCATGAATCAGCAATGATAGTACGTGTTTTAGTGATATTCCCATCTacaaccgatactgataagGATTGGACCCGAAATATTTATGGACGGTAGTTTTGGCTCGTCCGGTTCGAGTCCATCACACTTGCATAGCTCTCATCGatcccccctcctctctctctatcttatctcTTCCTTATCTCCTCCATCTCTCTGTCAGTTTAGCTCAcagagatggagagaggggcGGAGGAGACGAGAGAGGGGGGTTGGAGGGCCCTGGGCCACCTGGCTCACGAAGATGGAGAGAGGGGCGGAGAAGGCGAGAGAGGAGCTAGGGAGAGAGGGGGCCAGAGGGCCCCGGGCTGCCTGGCTCACGGAGATGGATAGAGGGGTAGAGGAGGCAAGAGAGGAATTGGGGAGAGAGACCAGCCGCAGGTCCCCAGGCCGCCTGGCTCACGAAGATGGAGGGAGGGGCGGAGGAGGCGAGAGAGGAGCCAGGGAGAGAGGGGGCTAGAGGGCCTGGACCGCCTGGCTCACGGAGATGGAGAGAGGGGTGGAGGAGGCGAGAGAGGAGTCAAGGAGAGAGACCGGCTATAGGGGAATGAGCTGAGCTCGCCGGTGGCCCAGGGCTGAGCAGTTGCACATGGCCGAGCAGCGGTGTCGCATGTTCGTGGCTGAGCATGGCTAGGCGGGAGCAGGAGCGACACCGATGACGACCACCAAGGGCTCCAGCGGTTTCTTTGGTGGAGGCATTCGTGCCCCACGGTTTCTATGTCGGCGACCTTCGTGCCCTGCGTTTTGTGCAGGACGGAGCAAGGATCTGCGGTGGTGGCGTCCTCGGCGATGATGAGGTCGTCATGTGGGGCTGGCAGCAGGCTCGGCTCAATGCATTGAGTCAGCTCATATGCTTagcctttcttctttctttttgtttgcggaaaacctcatcagtgccggttagaaaATTGGCACTAATGGTCTTCGACCATCAGTGCCATTATTGGAGTGCCGGTTCAAAACCGGTACTAATAAGATGTTTTGGTGTAGTGTTATTGACCTTGCTCATGAGCACATCTCCACAGCCTACATGGTGAAAACATTAGTCATGCGGAGTCTGTGGCAGTGTCAGAGGTAGCCACGACGGTGGCGTCGGCAATGGTTGGAGTAGGAGGGGAAAGATGATAGAGAAGAGGCAAGGACGACGAAAAGGGGTAAAACTGTCCATAGTGGTATAAAAATAAGCAATTCGCAGAAACGGTGATAAGAAAATAATTGTATATCGAAATAATGATAATTTGAAAAAGGCTCTCCGATTGGgtggcaaataaataaatttcctGCAGAATGGAGATGGTGTTTTGTTTTCAGGTGGTTAAATGAGGGATGGGCCGGTGTTCAACGTGGCTTGGCATGGATCTATGGGGAAGGGTtaaaaaattcatcaaaaaacaATCAATATTCATGAAAactttatcatgtagatcatgttacaaggaaactaaaaaaattattttacttgatttgaagcgcATATGTATTAGTTATCGACTTTACAATATTGAGCTATTTTATGGTTTTTCTAAATTCGATAAAACCAAATGGGTTTCAAAGGAATCGAGTGGTTTTTACCACAAAATAAATGTGAAAAATACAATCGAATACCGACAAAATCGAGCGATTAATTGGTGAAATCATCCGGTTATTAAATGCCTAATTCGGTTAAATTTCATGTGGTCAAACCAGTTTGACTAGATAAATTCGTCCAAATTATCGTTGAATTTTTCAAATATCATGAACATCGGAAATTCAGTTATCTCCGTATTTTTTCAGGGTTTGAACGAATTTTCGAAGTTACTATGAGGTGGCTGGACCGGTGCATCCTTGTTGTCCCCTTCCATTTGTTCACTTGCCACTGCACTGTTGCTTTGTGAATACTACTCCAGTCCCGGTGCTGCTAGTACTCTCTTTGTGTTGGATAGAGgggctgtttggtagagctctgattctgtgatgaaagtgattctgtggtggaagtagAGTAGGAGTGATTCTAcggtggaagtgattctgtttgtaaaatcgtttggtatgttAATAGTGGAAGTGCTGAGagaatattgtgttgaaattgagGAGAATCAGTCGGAAATCAGGTgaaagctagttttttcagctcccacctcGCTATACAAAACGGGAAGTGATTCCCGCGCTGAATCACTCCCCGACCAGCCCATTTGGCTGGGAGCGATTCCAGTGCGAAATCAGCtcccagagctctaccaaacgaggCCAgagagtaaatttcataaaattatatatatttgtatttaactattacaaaattataatttttaaaatgagTTTCACAACAAGTATTTATGCCTATagtaatataaaattataactatttacataaaatatttttacttttgtgaaataaaaaaatatagttttgtgttattaGGGATATAATTATTTGTAGTTTTACGAAACtcgtaaaaaaattataaatttacaAAACTCATTTCAGAAGTTATAGTTGGTGTAAATAGtagtaattttgtaaaatttattcTTAGACATAAGAGAGACCGGCGGTTAGAGTTTCGCATCAGTGACAAATAGGAGTGGCATTATTGTTGACATACAATGCAGAGAGATTAAGGTGTGTTATCTGTCGAGGTGTTCAGAGACCACTACTCCTAGTAGCAGTAACGACGTTAGAGAGACATAACTGCTGACGCGCTGCGTGATACGCGTTTAGTAGCTACGCATTATAACCTGCTCTCTTTTCCCTCGTATAGATGCATCCATTTCCATGCCATACAGATACATGAAcgagactctctctctctccctctctcccctgCACCCATTAAACTCGGCTAATGATGGCCGTATCTCGTGAGTGTAGGGCCACTGGATCAGTGTGCTTCGATAATCCTAGACAGGCCTAACGAGATTTATACATCATATATGCACCGTACGTAGCAGACACGAAGTCATACAAGAGAGGCGAACAACACAACACAGCAAGAACCAAACCGAAGAGGCCAACCAGATTATAAACCTACAGCCTCTCCTCTATCGAGGAGAGGGGGAAAGAGACACGGTTTAGGCCGCGAGGGGCAGCAGCGCGCGGCTACAGGCTTACATAAGtcagagagggaggagagccAGGAGCCCAGGAAGAGAACAAAAGTGAAACTTTGGTTCTTTCTTTTGGGCTGCTAGCTTGTGAGGCGAGGTCCTTGTTAGTTCAGAGATGGGCAGCGGTGGTAAGAATGGCGCTGTGAGGCGGTACATCAGATCCAAGGAGCCCAGGATGAGGTGGACCGCCGAGCTCCACCGCAGCTTCCTGCAAGCTATAGAATGCCTTGGCGGCCAAGACAGTGCGTTCTTCTTCCTTGCTCCTTTTGCTTCCCATGGCATGCAGTGTTCATGGTGTCAAATCACTATATATGCTTGTTTCGATGGGCTCTCGATCTCCTCGAGTGTGCTGCTGTATGTGCCTTCTTTTGCTATagtgttttctctctttttcattGATGGTGCTAGTTACTGTCTTCCTTGGTTGTTGGATCCTTAGGTGGTAGTAGTATTCCTGTCCTCGAGAGATTCTGAAGGATTTTCTCGGTGCCATGAAGTGCTCCTGCTTTTCATGCCTTTCTGTTCTTATGTTGGTTGTGCTGTTCTCTTTCTGTTCTTTTTAGCAATATTTTCAGCAGCCTAATTACTATCTTGGTGGTGTTAATTGCAGAGGCTACACCGAAACTCATTCTTCGCTTCATGGCCGTGAAAGGGCTCACCATATCTCATGTCAAGAGCCATCTCCAGGTTCGATCTCTTCAGCGCTTCACACTTGCAGGCCATATACTGTTTTTTTTTGCCCTTTGGAGGAGCGTATGAAAATGCAAAACTTTGATTCGTCCATGTGCTCTTTTGAACAGATGCACAGAGGCGCGAGGCTTGGCACAGGCAGAAGAGGTGAAATATGAGATGTGCCCTCGTTTGCATGCCTAATTCTTTCCCAACTTCATcatccaccaaaaaaaaaacttttttcatGGCATCCGTCCCATTTTTTTACCTCCACCTTTTGCTTTGGATAAGACGATCGAGGCcgtattattattaattattttacatGTCAACGCATTTAGCTTAGTTGCATTGTTTATTCAAGCTTCAGGAACAGAGCACACGTTTTGTCGTCTACCACAGTAAACTGAACATtacaaattttcaattttttaatcAAGGTTCACAACTTCACATTGCCTTGTGGTCTGTGTGACTCTTCTCTAATAAGCTCACTTTCCCACATGCTTACCACACTTGCCAACTTACCAGCAATCCCTGATTCCCTTCTCATGAATACCTTCATCATGCAAATCATCTCGTTTTTCGAAaagctaaataaaaaaaatcgcaCGCTTTAGATGTCGCTAATGGAAAGCGAAACCCCTTTCTTTGATGACACGATCAGAGACGCACCCACAGATGCAAAGGAGGCACTCATGTGGTGCTGATGAGCAAGGCCCCAAAGACTTCCTGTGCCCCCCTCTGAAAAGGTTTGGTCTGTAACTCACTTTTCCAtctttgaattgtgttcaattAAAGACAAGCTTTTTGGGGCCTAATCAAAAACTCCTTTCCCCTTGGTGTCCATTTGCTCTTTTTCCCCCTGGGGGTCTTTGGATGAACAGGGCCAAGATTGGGACAGAAGCAGCCGCATACAAAGGCATGCAAGGGAGCCAGGGAATCAGTGAGAAGAGAGCTGCTGGGAACCAGTACTGCGTCGATGATTACATGCAAGCCATGGCGACGGAGAGGAGAATAAAGGAGGAGGGCCTCAGATGGCAGAgggatgctgctgctgcttccagCGTCCAGGCCTTGGGATGTTTGGTGCAAGAATCCGACCCTTTTCAGGTACATCAGCTAGAAAGTAAAAGTTTGCAAGAAATATTGGGCAAAAGTTGATCAAAAGTAGATGTATCTTGTCTTAACTGCTTGCTTTCATACTTTGATATTTCTCTTCAGATTATCTCCTTCAATTTTTCTATGTCCTTTGCATGTCATCTCCTTTATTCATTATTCAACCAACCACTTACAAATGGGTTGGACTTATTCATTTAGCTGTACTCCCATTTTGCACTTGTCGATATTTATACTATATTTTGGTGGTAGAATTTTTcgcaaaaatatatttatcgaTGGGGCCCACTTCTCATCCCTAGGTATTGGTCAACCAGCCAATCTAAGATCTGCATACGTTTTACTGGGCTTCATATTGTAGTTGTGTGAGCACTGGAGGTCTGATCTTTTGCTTGACTGACCAATGCACAGCCACACACCCTCCTCCTACAGGACTGCCGTATCTCTGGCGCATGTTTTGTAGAAGATACACATTTATGGGATTGTTGGTACAGGTATCACTTCAGTATCTGACTACATGTACAAAAGGGCATGCATATCCAACCATATAAGACTGACAAAAAATTAGCTTTTGAAATCTTTGTGTTAAACAGAAATCATAAAACCGTTTCAGGCATTTACTTCACCTTGCAGTAGTGGCATGTAGCAGTGACTTTTGCACTGTTCAGATCCAAGCTTTGCACCCGGTGGTTCTCATGATGATGGTGGCGCAGATAGAATTTACTCATTGTAGCTTCTCTGTTGGTTTGCTCTGACTGAAAATTTCTAAAAACTGCACATGTCCTTTTGCTTCTAAACACATAAATAGCGTAGATGCTGTACCCGTTACCCATATCCTGGCGATCCTTGTGGTTTTAGTGCAGAGAGGGAAACGATTTCCAACAGGTTCAAATCTGATGGTATAGTTGCATGTCAAGAAGATAAATTTTACAGTTACTGCTGGAGTACTCTTTCTGTCCTTCACAAAAAGGAGTACTCTTTCTGTCAATGTAGCAAATTAGTCTTTCTAACTGCCATTTCATTGATTCTTTAGCAGATAAGCAGACCTGAAGCACATCATCTGGGTCTTGCGGTGAAGCAGCAGCAGGGTTGCAAGGAGGAAGGAAACGGATGCTCGCTCTTCAGCAGCTTCAGCATCGCAGCAAAGGGCGAATTGGAAGAACCACCTGAACAATGCTCGCTGTCACTGTCCCTTGGTCTGGACCCGAAATGCGCCCGCGCCATGGCCCCCTCGCCCAGCGGAAGCAGCTGCGTCCTCTCGGCctcgccgaggaggaggagctccagtgACTGCTCCGGGCATTCAGGCTGTTTCGTTGCGCCGGGTGTTAGCTTGGAACTTTCCTTGTCCATCTGTGGATCTTAGATCACTGTTCCAATTTCGGATTTGTACATCGATCGATCGGCAGTGTTGGTGATCTCCTGCTTTTCTTTTGGATATCCCTGACATCATGACCATGTAGCTGATGAATGATCTTAGAATTAACAGGTTATTTCTATTATGTGTAAGTCGTAAAGTTATCAAGCtggcaaaaaattaaaattagacaatatacatgaccgtatttatcgaaataaacaacatatctcgtatttacaattttagcgtTCGTATTTGGCACTTTATTTAtcgaaaattgactttcggtacaccgtacctCGAAAATGTCATATttagcacacggtgtgccaaatatgaTACTGTAgcatcgtattcggcacacaaTATGTGCAGTGTTGCGCATGGATAGTAATATCAGTGTGTTTGAATTTCGCTTTCCCTCTTCTTTAAAACTGTGGTCTTCTTTTactctaaatattttaaaactttttttacgtgttccataatccatgtgctattttaattgtattcaccgaatttttttatattttaaattacaattctcaaaaaaactacttttataaattgtaacaattgttagtgtcttAA harbors:
- the LOC133889761 gene encoding myb family transcription factor MOF1-like isoform X1 produces the protein MGSGGKNGAVRRYIRSKEPRMRWTAELHRSFLQAIECLGGQDKATPKLILRFMAVKGLTISHVKSHLQMHRGARLGTGRRETHPQMQRRHSCGADEQGPKDFLCPPLKRAKIGTEAAAYKGMQGSQGISEKRAAGNQYCVDDYMQAMATERRIKEEGLRWQRDAAAASSVQALGCLVQESDPFQQISRPEAHHLGLAVKQQQGCKEEGNGCSLFSSFSIAAKGELEEPPEQCSLSLSLGLDPKCARAMAPSPSGSSCVLSASPRRRSSSDCSGHSGCFVAPGVSLELSLSICGS
- the LOC133889761 gene encoding myb family transcription factor MOF1-like isoform X2, which encodes MGSGGKNGAVRRYIRSKEPRMRWTAELHRSFLQAIECLGGQDKATPKLILRFMAVKGLTISHVKSHLQMHRGARLGTGRRETHPQMQRRHSCGADEQGPKDFLCPPLKRAKIGTEAAAYKGMQGSQGISEKRAAGNQYCVDDYMQAMATERRIKEEGLRWQRDAAAASSVQALGCLVQESDPFQISRPEAHHLGLAVKQQQGCKEEGNGCSLFSSFSIAAKGELEEPPEQCSLSLSLGLDPKCARAMAPSPSGSSCVLSASPRRRSSSDCSGHSGCFVAPGVSLELSLSICGS
- the LOC133889761 gene encoding myb family transcription factor MOF1-like isoform X3; translation: MAVKGLTISHVKSHLQMHRGARLGTGRRETHPQMQRRHSCGADEQGPKDFLCPPLKRAKIGTEAAAYKGMQGSQGISEKRAAGNQYCVDDYMQAMATERRIKEEGLRWQRDAAAASSVQALGCLVQESDPFQQISRPEAHHLGLAVKQQQGCKEEGNGCSLFSSFSIAAKGELEEPPEQCSLSLSLGLDPKCARAMAPSPSGSSCVLSASPRRRSSSDCSGHSGCFVAPGVSLELSLSICGS